The following coding sequences lie in one Lolium perenne isolate Kyuss_39 chromosome 2, Kyuss_2.0, whole genome shotgun sequence genomic window:
- the LOC127337043 gene encoding uncharacterized protein, which yields MAGFLGTVVDAAIGWMVQSILGSFFTGQMEAWTREVGLAEDVEKLKFEMRKVEMVLAAAEGRRIDNKPLARSLDDLKELIYDAEDVMDELDYYRIQQQIEQGNGPSHPSGSNPEGSHASSSAPSSAFELVYNATSQITSWASCDRKRKRENEGPAHSTIMTFEVKDDISKRINIIVNHLCTIGDSVQRVLQLTIAHPIATPSQSQIIARNARMTTSVPIESKVYGRDAERDKIIELLINRGSNDLNVLPVVGIGGVGKTTLARYVYSDERVSDHFDLQMWVCVSTDFSERRITLEILEHVCKDRQEYENISNFNVLQNILLKYTRNKRFLLVLDDVWEERDKSGWDELLAPLRRSQVTGCMILATTRRKSVAKLLGTMTEVELNGLDEKEFWLLFKAFAFGNENYEGHPSLQSIGKQIAKALKGCPLAAKSVGALLNTSVSYKHWRIVQDKWKSLQEDADDILSILKLSYDYLPIHLQRCFSYCSLFPEDYKFNGGPLVRAWISQNFVQCEDPTMILEETGQQYLDRLVDLGFFQKVGSHYVMHDLMHELAGKVSLNECATIHGLKSEEIRPTVRHLSIITAAFIKDKDVHGSNEKFDKVIQKVRSWHKLRTLMLFGGSTENFLESLHTLCKEAKCLRLLSVRDANIRSINNFLSPCHLRYVSVCGPHLKQFPQPLMRCYHLQVLHVDIYSKFDVPTGMNNLIYLRHLIAHEEVHHAIACVGNITSLQELKFKVQNVGGFGIGQLESMNELVLLEISQLENVKTEEEARRGSLIDKEYLKALSLSWDDSSMSLQPEAAKDVLEGLQPHQNLKTLKIIGYGGTSPTWLSSTFSVISLEILHLEKCWEWRILPTLEMPFLRKLTLIRMLNVMEISVPSLEVLILTDMPKLEKCIGSYGMELTSHLKVLTIKNCPQLNEFTLFQSYSSFDAEQKSWFPSLKKLSIYNCPQIIKWELLPLREMVALKELELMDLHVVRELVVPSLEKLMLIKMPNLEICGSLTASPPLQCLPSQEDQKRWLPSLRTLTIHDCPCLTVSHPLPPSALISELSIRGVPTVPKMSITGGWFTIESNELTVLDDRTLAFHNLRGITWLQIISCPNLVSLSSEAFSQLSALASLSIRDCPNLAKSNIMSEVIQENSRSTRSLVLPSLKSLHISTCGITGSWLTQMLSQTQSLESLLLNDCPSVKFLSISEPTETKGTCSLVSGVMTSAQDEYQLKVPYNLLCSLKNLHIEQSPDLEFCGGKRDFLGFTSLTVLMLDGCPKLVSSLVGHIGERKDDGSVEAGLLPPSLEDLSISHPPENLRSFVPEGLLYLKNLSLVNSPYLKSVQLHPCIALEELWILGCEHLAVLDGLQFLTSLRFLHMEMNPELSCAWEHKLQEQEQTGNRIQLLPPSLEKIVIEKLTDGVQSGLLTCLPTITRLAIKESPTLTSLQLGCCRALKELEIGNCISIASIEGLQFCRNLTYLKVFSSLGVGSFLELVPHQQGASEIWSGLEALEISDASVLSVPLCKQLTSLRRLQFGPQLGEQPEIMVSLTEEQERALQLLTSLQELRFSTSFLSLPANLHSLTSLKMLHIRDCKSITRLPEMGLPPSLRNLGLCNCSEELSAHCRMAATKKLRVIIDNQIVD from the exons ATGGCAGGGTTTCTTGGCACGGTAGTTGACGCAGCAATAGGATGGATGGTGCAAAGCATCCTCGGCAGCTTCTTCACTGGACAGATGGAAGCCTGGACTCGTGAAGTCGGGCTTGCTGAAGATGTGGAGAAGCTCAAGTTTGAGATGAGGAAAGTGGAGATGGTTCTTGCTGCTGCCGAGGGAAGGAGGATTGACAACAAGCCGCTGGCCCGGTCACTGGATGATCTGAAAGAGCTGATCTATGACGCAGAGGACGTGATGGACGAGCTCGACTACTACCGGATCCAGCAACAGATCGAACAAG GGAATGGTCCTAGTCATCCTAGTGGTTCTAATCCTGAGGGAAGCCATGCATCATCATCCGCTCCATCTTCCGCTTTTGAATTGGTATACAATGCCACAAGTCAAATAACTAGTTGGGCATCATGTGACAGAAAAAGGAAACGTGAAAACGAGGGGCCAGCTCATAGCACCATCATGACTTTTGAGGTTAAAGATGACATTTCTAAGAGGATCAATATAATAGTGAATCATTTATGCACTATTGGCGATTCTGTACAAAGAGTTCTTCAGCTTACGATCGCTCACCCCATTGCAACACCGAGTCAGAGTCAGATTATTGCCAGGAATGCCCGCATGACAACCTCTGTTCCAATTGAAAGTAAGGTATATGGGAGGGATGCAGAGAGAGACAAGATAATTGAGTTGTTGATAAACAGGGGATCTAATGATCTGAATGTTTTGCCAGTGGTTGGCATTGGTGGTGTTGGGAAGACGACACTTGCTAGATATGTATATAGTGATGAAAGAGTTTCAGATCATTTCGATTTGCAAATGTGGGTCTGTGTATCCACAGACTTCAGTGAAAGAAGGATTACGCTTGAGATCTTAGAGCATGTCTGTAAAGATAGACAAGAGTATGAAAATATAAGCAATTTTAATGTACTACAGAACATCCTTTTGAAGTACACCAGAAATAAAAGATTTCTACTTGTATTAGATGATGTGTGGGAAGAAAGGGACAAGAGTGGATGGGATGAACTGTTAGCCCCATTGAGACGTAGTCAAGTAACTGGCTGCATGATTTTAGCAACAACTAGAAGAAAATCAGTTGCAAAATTGCTAGGAACAATGACTGAAGTTGAATTGAACGGTCTGGATGAAAAGGAGTTTTGGCTTTTATTCAAGGCATTTGCATTTGGTAATGAGAACTACGAGGGTCATCCTAGTTTGCAATCTATTGGAAAACAGATTGCTAAAGCACTAAAGGGCTGCCCACTAGCTGCAAAAAGTGTTGGCGCACTTTTGAACACAAGTGTTAGCTATAAGCATTGGAGGATAGTTCAGGACAAATGgaaatctcttcaagaagatgctGATGACATTTTATCAATCTTGAAGCTCAGTTATGATTATCTACCAATCCACCTTCAACGTTGTTTCTCATACTGCTCTTTGTTTCCAGAGGACTACAAATTTAATGGTGGACCATTGGTCCGTGCTTGGATATCACAAAATTTTGTGCAGTGCGAAGACCCTACCATGATATTGGAGGAAACAGGGCAGCAATATTTGGATAGattagtggatttgggtttcttcCAAAAGGTTGGCTCACACTATGTTATGCATGACCTAATGCATGAATTGGCAGGGAAAGTTTCATTAAATGAGTGTGCTACTATACATGGATTGAAATCTGAGGAAATTCGCCCAACTGTTCGCCATTTATCAATCATAACTGCTGCTTTCATTAAAGATAAAGATGTCCATGGTTCCAATGAGAAGTTCGATAAAGTCATACAAAAGGTTAGGTCTTGGCACAAATTGAGGACCTTGATGTTATTTGGGGGAAGCACTGAAAATTTCTTAGAGTCCTTGCATACTTTGTGCAAGGAGGCAAAATGTTTACGGCTCCTAAGTGTGAGAGATGCTAACATCAGATCTATAAACAATTTCTTAAGTCCATGCCATCTTCGTTATGTATCAGTATGCGGACCCCATCTCAAGCAGTTTCCTCAACCTTTGATGAGATGCTATCACCTTCAAGTATTGCATGTGGACATTTACAGCAAGTTTGATGTACCTACTGGTATGAATAATCTCATTTATCTGCGTCATCTTATTGCTCATGAGGAAGTGCACCATGCAATAGCTTGTGTTGGCAACATCACCTCTCTACAGGAATTAAAATTTAAGGTTCAAAATGTTGGCGGTTTTGGGATAGGACAACTTGAGTCCAtgaatgagcttgtattacttgaaATTTCTCAACTTGAAAACGTGAAAACTGAAGAAGAGGCAAGGAGGGGAAGCCTTATTGACAAAGAGTATCTAAAAGCATTGTCCTTGTCATGGGATGATAGTAGCATGAGCCTTCAACCTGAGGCAGCAAAGGATGTGCTTGAAGGTCTTCAACCACATCAGAACCTCAAAACTCTTAAAATAATTGGATATGGCGGTACCTCGCCAACCTGGCTTTCGAGTACTTTCTCAGTTATCTCACTTGAGATACTTCATCTAGAGAAGTGCTGGGAATGGCGAATTCTTCCAACTCTTGAAATGCCTTTCCTTAGGAAGCTGACATTGATCAGGATGTTGAATGTAATGGAAATCTCGGTTCCTTCCTTGGAAGTGTTGATCTTGACCGATATGCCAAAATTGGAAAAATGTATTGGTTCTTATGGAATGGAATTGACTTCCCATCTAAAGGTTTTAACGATTAAGAACTGCCCTCAACTAAATGAGTTCACTCTTTTCCAGAGTTACTCTTCTTTCGACGCTGAGCAGAAGTCATGGTTTCCATCTCTCAAGAAACTCTCCATCTATAATTGTCCTCAAATAAT CAAGTGGGAGTTGCTTCCACTGAGAGAAATGGTGGCCCTGAAGGAGTTGGAGTTGATGGATCTACATGTTGTGAGAGAGTTGGTAGTCCCTTCTTTGGAGAAGTTAATGTTGATTAAAATGCCAAACCTGGAAATTTGTGGCAGTCTAACAGCTTCTCCACCTCTGCAATGTTTACCGTCTCAAGAAGATCAAAAGAGATGGTTACCTAGTCTCCGTACACTCACCATCCATGATTGCCCTTGTTTGACAGTCTCACATCCTCTCCCGCCTTCTGCTCTGATATCTGAATTGTCCATCAGGGGAGTTCCGACAGTTCCAAAAATGAGTATAACAGGTGGATGGTTCACTATCGAATCTAATGAGTTGACTGTGCTGGATGACCGTACCTTGGcattccataaccttaggggaatAACATGGCTGCAGATAATAAGTTGTCCAAACCTGGTATCTCTTTCAAGTGAAGCTTTCAGCCAGCTCAGTGCCTTAGCGAGTTTAAGTATACGCGACTGCCCAAATCTGGCCAAGTCAAACATTATGTCAGAGGTTATCCAGGAAAACAGTAGGTCTACGAGAAGCCTTGTGCTACCATCACTCAAATCGCTCCATATCAGCACATGCGGCATAACAGGGAGCTGGCTAACACAAATGCTTTCACAAACGCAGTCCCTTGAGAGTTTGCTATTAAATGACTGTCCATCGGTAAAGTTTCTATCAATCAGTGAACCTACAGAAACCAAGGGGACCTGCAGTTTGGTTTCAGGAGTGATGACGTCAGCCCAAGATGAATATCAATTAAAAGTGCCATATAATCTCTTATGTTCTCTCAAGAATTTACATATTGAGCAGAGTCCAGATCTGGAGTTCTGTGGGGGTAAGAGAGACTTCCTAGGATTCACCTCTCTTACGGTGCTAATGCTTGATGGTTGCCCCAAGCTGGTCTCATCGTTGGTGGGTCACATCGGTGAAAGGAAAGATGATGGTAGCGTGGAAGCTGGATTACTCCCACCATCACTTGAAGACCTTTCTATCAGTCATCCCCCTGAAAACTTGCGGTCCTTTGTTCCTGAAGGTCTACTCTACCTCAAAAACTTAAGTCTAGTAAATAGCCCCTATCTAAAGTCTGTACAGCTGCATCCATGTATTGCCCTAGAGGAGCTGTGGATCTTGGGGTGTGAACACCTGGCTGTTCTCGATGGCTTGCAATTCCTCACCTCCCTTCGATTTTTGCATATGGAGATGAATCCCGAGCTGTCTTGTGCATGGGAGCACAAACTGCAGGAGCAAGAACAGACTGGTAATCGAATTCAGCTGCTTCCCCCGTCACTTGAAAAAATTGTGATCGAGAAGCTCACAGATGGGGTGCAGTCCGGTCTCCTGACCTGCCTCCCCACCATCACCAGATTAGCAATAAAGGAGAGTCCAACATTGACGTCTTTACAGCTGGGATGCTGCAGGGCACTGAAAGAGCTGGAAATTGGAAACTGCATCTCGATTGCATCAATCGAGGGCCTCCAGTTCTGTAGAAACCTGACATATCTGAAAGTATTTAGCTCCCTCGGGGTAGGTTCCTTTTTGGAGCTTGTGCCTCACCAGCAGGGGGCCTCTGAGATCTGGTCTGGACTAGAAGCTCTTGAGATTTCTGACGCTTCTGTCCTTTCCGTGCCCTTGTGCAAACAACTCACATCTCTAAGACGCCTACAATTCGGCCCTCAATTGGGTGAACAGCCAGAGATCATGGTGAGCCTAACAGAGGAACAAGAAAGAGCATTACAGCTTCTAACCTCCCTCCAAGAACTTCGATTCAGCACGAGTTTCTTATCACTTCCTGCAAACCTACATAGCCTGACCTCCCTCAAGATGCTACATATCAGGGATTGTAAGAGCATCACAAGGCTGCCAGAGATGGGCCTCCCACCTTCACTCAGGAACCTTGGGTTATGCAATTGCAGTGAGGAGCTAAGTGCGCACTGCAGGATGGCAGCAACGAAGAAGCTTAGAGTCATCATTGATAATCAGATTGTCGATTAA